A single Lolium perenne isolate Kyuss_39 chromosome 6, Kyuss_2.0, whole genome shotgun sequence DNA region contains:
- the LOC139832619 gene encoding uncharacterized protein yields the protein MPSAAGARAAEAARVPQLESDLRVARAQCATSEEANRAAAAKLKVADGELKRLRLLEANHLKELAALKKEQEEKLEGLSKRLEEVERQRLSLQQEVTTKSNELSATAKRWLGELSALDRGLAAAFPEAQEEALAAVGRAREDRRQATGEQSSDCFTMDDYLASIAARVEPVTKLGWELRKAAEELIRLLWPTETLPEDLSNLIAWLDRAPDRFLDWKESATRAGADMALSFVLSWYNEVSLDQLEFRRADVEDKLPVENKTARLARACAIADFVDKSIFIADPNPPSDDEEEAAEDEEADDVPEDDPAAGSADAAGA from the exons atgccATCTGCGGCCGGAGCTAgagctg ctgaggccgcccgggtcccgcagcttgagtcggacctccgagttgcccgcgctcaatgcgccacgagtgaggaggcgaaccgggctgctgccgccaagctgaaggtggctgacggggagctgaaacggctgcgccttcttgaggctaaccatctcaaggaacttgccgccctcaagaaggaacaggaggaaaagctggagggtctgagcaagcggttggaggaggtggaacggcaacggctttcgctccagcaagaggtgaccaccaagtccaacgagctgtcggccaccgccaagcggtggttgggggaacttagcgcgctcgaccgcggcttggcgg cggccttccctgaggcgcaggaggaggcgttagcggctgttggcagggcgcgggaggatcgccggcaggccactggggagcagagctccgactgcttcaccatggacgactatctggcgtccatcgccgcccgcgtggagccggtcaccaagcttggctgggagctgcggaaggcggcggaggagctgatccgactgctgtggccgacggagacgctgccagaagatctctccaatctcatcgcttggctggacagggctcccgaccgcttcttggactggaaggagtcggccacgcgcgccggagccgatatggcgctatcttttgtgctctcctggtataacgaggttagcctcgaccagttggagttccggcgcgccgacgtggaggacaagctcccggtggagaacaagactgctcggcttgcccgtgcctgcgccattgccgacttcgtcgacaagtccaTCTTCATTGCGGACCCGAATCcaccgtctgacgacgaggaggaggcggctgaggacgaggaggcggacgacgtgcccgaggatgacccggcggccggctctgctgatgcagccggcgcttag